A window from Musa acuminata AAA Group cultivar baxijiao chromosome BXJ3-10, Cavendish_Baxijiao_AAA, whole genome shotgun sequence encodes these proteins:
- the LOC103968412 gene encoding zinc finger BED domain-containing protein RICESLEEPER 2 isoform X2, giving the protein MEVSDSEPLNTEPLDTEAAPSTTRRRRKKSMVWEHFTVEVVSDGCTRACCKLCKQTFAYSNGSKVAGTSHLKRHIALGSCPKIKNLENQQHALASATRIDGDTSDPPKKRYRTSGFVNVFDQEQSYMYLAKMIIVHEYPLHMVENPAFVSFVQSLQPRFKMIDVNAMEGEVLSVYHKEKQNLMQIFGTMPGRISLTIGLWTTSQTLGYICVSGQYIDSDWKLHRRMINFMLVSSPHSENALSEAISVSLSEWNMKTKLFTITLDNNCSSHDIYSANLRDHLSNKNTLMLKGQLFVVRCYANILNVVAQDVIASIHGIVYNIRESVKFVKASPAREEKFAEIALQIGIPGTKALSLDVTTLWNTTYLMMEAALEYKEAFTFLETCDDNYNEAPSADDWKKVEVVCTFLKLLYDSAHTIMTTIDQTANVFFQEAWKVQLELANGTLSEDTMVSSIAKEMHEKFDKYWKDCSLVLAISVVMDPRFKMKLVEFSFAKIYGEDSARYIKVVNDSIHELYLEYVSQPLQLMPAYVDEGEANHMNGNDNNPPATPNSTGDGLLDFDVYLSEMAVNQSTKSELDQYLEESLVPRIQGFDILNWWKLNNLKYPTLSKMARDVLAIPVSMVGTGCSIFGSGTGSRVLDDYRSSLRPETVEALFCAKDWLQYLPTMTEPPSTAIVKLEF; this is encoded by the coding sequence ATGGAAGTTAGTGACTCTGAACCATTGAACACAGAACCATTGGACACAGAGGCAGCACCATCAACTACAAGGCGCAGGAGAAAGAAGTCAATGGTCTGGGAACACTTCACTGTTGAAGTTGTCTCTGATGGGTGTACACGGGCTTGCTGCAAACTGTGCAAACAAACCTTTGCATACAGTAATGGTTCAAAGGTAGCAGGTACGAGTCACCTAAAGAGGCACATTGCACTGGGTTCCTGTCCTAAAATCAAGAATCTGGAAAATCAACAACATGCGCTTGCTTCAGCTACAAGAATTGATGGAGATACATCTGATCCACCCAAAAAACGCTACAGAACATCTGGTTTTGTGAATGTTTTTGACCAGGAACAGAGCTACATGTATCTTGCAAAGATGATAATTGTGCATGAATATCCACTTCATATGGTTGAAAACCCTGCTTTCGTGTCCTTCGTTCAGAGTCTCCAGCCACGATTTAAAATGATTGATGTCAATGCCATGGAAGGTGAAGTCTTATCTGTATATCACAAGGAAAAACAAAACCTCATGCAGATTTTCGGAACTATGCCGGGAAGGATCAGCCTCACTATAGGTCTGTGGACCACTAGTCAGACTCTTGGGTATATTTGCGTTAGTGGACAATACATTGACAGTGACTGGAAGttgcatagaagaatgattaatttcatGTTGGTATCCTCACCTCACTCAGAAAATGCTCTTAGTGAAGCAATTAGTGTTAGCCTTTCAGAATGGAATATGAAGACTAAGTTGTTCACCATTACTTTGGACAACAACTGTTCATCACATGACATCTATAGTGCTAATCTCAGAGACCATCTTTCAAATAAGAACACACTTATGCTAAAAGGTCAGCTGTTTGTTGTACGTTGCTATGCCAATATCTTGAATGTAGTTGCACAGGATGTTATTGCTTCAATTCATGGTATTGTGTATAACATCCGGGAGAGTGTGAAATTTGTTAAAGCTTCTCCAGCACgggaagaaaaatttgctgagATTGCCTTACAAATTGGAATTCCTGGTACAAAAGCCCTTTCTCTTGATGTTACAACACTGTGGAACACAACTTATCTTATGATGGAGGCTGCACTGGAGTACAAAGAGGCATTTACTTTCTTGGAAACATGCGATGATAATTATAATGAAGCACCATCCGCTGATGACTGGAAGAAGGTGGAAGTTGTTTGCACATTCCTGAAACTTCTTTATGACTCGGCACACACTATCATGACAACAATAGATCAAACTGCAAATGTATTTTTCCAGGAAGCATGGAAAGTCCAGCTAGAGCTGGCTAATGGAACATTGAGTGAGGACACAATGGTGAGCAGCATAGCTAAGGAGATGCATGAAAAGTTTGACAAATATTGGAAAGATTGCAGCCTTGTATTGGCAATATCTGTGGTTATGGATCCTCGGTTCAAAATGAAGCTAGTTGAGTTCAGTTTTGCAAAAATTTATGGTGAAGATTCTGCTAGATACATTAAGGTAGTTAATGATAGTATTCATGAGTTATATCTCGAGTACGTTTCCCAGCCACTCCAATTGATGCCTGCTTATGTGGATGAAGGGGAGGCCAATCACATGAATGGCAATGACAACAATCCACCTGCAACCCCAAATTCCACAGGAGATGGGCTTCTAGACTTTGATGTCTATCTCTCTGAGATGGCAGTGAATCAGTCGACAAAATCTGAGTTAGACCAGTACTTGGAAGAGTCACTTGTCCCACGGATTCAAGGGTTTGACATCCTTAACTGGTGGAAGCTCAACAACCTCAAGTATCCAACTCTATCCAAGATGGCTAGAGATGTCCTGGCCATCCCTGTATCCATGGTGGGCACAGGCTGCTCCATTTTTGGCTCAGGGACTGGAAGCAGAGTGCTAGATGATTATCGGAGTTCTTTACGCCCCGAGACAGTAGAGGCTCTTTTTTGTGCAAAAGACTGGCTCCAGTATTTACCCACTATGACAGAACCACCATCAACTGCCATTGTGAAATTGGAGTTCTAG
- the LOC103968412 gene encoding zinc finger BED domain-containing protein RICESLEEPER 2 isoform X1, with amino-acid sequence MFNSVCTMEVSDSEPLNTEPLDTEAAPSTTRRRRKKSMVWEHFTVEVVSDGCTRACCKLCKQTFAYSNGSKVAGTSHLKRHIALGSCPKIKNLENQQHALASATRIDGDTSDPPKKRYRTSGFVNVFDQEQSYMYLAKMIIVHEYPLHMVENPAFVSFVQSLQPRFKMIDVNAMEGEVLSVYHKEKQNLMQIFGTMPGRISLTIGLWTTSQTLGYICVSGQYIDSDWKLHRRMINFMLVSSPHSENALSEAISVSLSEWNMKTKLFTITLDNNCSSHDIYSANLRDHLSNKNTLMLKGQLFVVRCYANILNVVAQDVIASIHGIVYNIRESVKFVKASPAREEKFAEIALQIGIPGTKALSLDVTTLWNTTYLMMEAALEYKEAFTFLETCDDNYNEAPSADDWKKVEVVCTFLKLLYDSAHTIMTTIDQTANVFFQEAWKVQLELANGTLSEDTMVSSIAKEMHEKFDKYWKDCSLVLAISVVMDPRFKMKLVEFSFAKIYGEDSARYIKVVNDSIHELYLEYVSQPLQLMPAYVDEGEANHMNGNDNNPPATPNSTGDGLLDFDVYLSEMAVNQSTKSELDQYLEESLVPRIQGFDILNWWKLNNLKYPTLSKMARDVLAIPVSMVGTGCSIFGSGTGSRVLDDYRSSLRPETVEALFCAKDWLQYLPTMTEPPSTAIVKLEF; translated from the exons ATGTTTAATTCTGTTTG CACAATGGAAGTTAGTGACTCTGAACCATTGAACACAGAACCATTGGACACAGAGGCAGCACCATCAACTACAAGGCGCAGGAGAAAGAAGTCAATGGTCTGGGAACACTTCACTGTTGAAGTTGTCTCTGATGGGTGTACACGGGCTTGCTGCAAACTGTGCAAACAAACCTTTGCATACAGTAATGGTTCAAAGGTAGCAGGTACGAGTCACCTAAAGAGGCACATTGCACTGGGTTCCTGTCCTAAAATCAAGAATCTGGAAAATCAACAACATGCGCTTGCTTCAGCTACAAGAATTGATGGAGATACATCTGATCCACCCAAAAAACGCTACAGAACATCTGGTTTTGTGAATGTTTTTGACCAGGAACAGAGCTACATGTATCTTGCAAAGATGATAATTGTGCATGAATATCCACTTCATATGGTTGAAAACCCTGCTTTCGTGTCCTTCGTTCAGAGTCTCCAGCCACGATTTAAAATGATTGATGTCAATGCCATGGAAGGTGAAGTCTTATCTGTATATCACAAGGAAAAACAAAACCTCATGCAGATTTTCGGAACTATGCCGGGAAGGATCAGCCTCACTATAGGTCTGTGGACCACTAGTCAGACTCTTGGGTATATTTGCGTTAGTGGACAATACATTGACAGTGACTGGAAGttgcatagaagaatgattaatttcatGTTGGTATCCTCACCTCACTCAGAAAATGCTCTTAGTGAAGCAATTAGTGTTAGCCTTTCAGAATGGAATATGAAGACTAAGTTGTTCACCATTACTTTGGACAACAACTGTTCATCACATGACATCTATAGTGCTAATCTCAGAGACCATCTTTCAAATAAGAACACACTTATGCTAAAAGGTCAGCTGTTTGTTGTACGTTGCTATGCCAATATCTTGAATGTAGTTGCACAGGATGTTATTGCTTCAATTCATGGTATTGTGTATAACATCCGGGAGAGTGTGAAATTTGTTAAAGCTTCTCCAGCACgggaagaaaaatttgctgagATTGCCTTACAAATTGGAATTCCTGGTACAAAAGCCCTTTCTCTTGATGTTACAACACTGTGGAACACAACTTATCTTATGATGGAGGCTGCACTGGAGTACAAAGAGGCATTTACTTTCTTGGAAACATGCGATGATAATTATAATGAAGCACCATCCGCTGATGACTGGAAGAAGGTGGAAGTTGTTTGCACATTCCTGAAACTTCTTTATGACTCGGCACACACTATCATGACAACAATAGATCAAACTGCAAATGTATTTTTCCAGGAAGCATGGAAAGTCCAGCTAGAGCTGGCTAATGGAACATTGAGTGAGGACACAATGGTGAGCAGCATAGCTAAGGAGATGCATGAAAAGTTTGACAAATATTGGAAAGATTGCAGCCTTGTATTGGCAATATCTGTGGTTATGGATCCTCGGTTCAAAATGAAGCTAGTTGAGTTCAGTTTTGCAAAAATTTATGGTGAAGATTCTGCTAGATACATTAAGGTAGTTAATGATAGTATTCATGAGTTATATCTCGAGTACGTTTCCCAGCCACTCCAATTGATGCCTGCTTATGTGGATGAAGGGGAGGCCAATCACATGAATGGCAATGACAACAATCCACCTGCAACCCCAAATTCCACAGGAGATGGGCTTCTAGACTTTGATGTCTATCTCTCTGAGATGGCAGTGAATCAGTCGACAAAATCTGAGTTAGACCAGTACTTGGAAGAGTCACTTGTCCCACGGATTCAAGGGTTTGACATCCTTAACTGGTGGAAGCTCAACAACCTCAAGTATCCAACTCTATCCAAGATGGCTAGAGATGTCCTGGCCATCCCTGTATCCATGGTGGGCACAGGCTGCTCCATTTTTGGCTCAGGGACTGGAAGCAGAGTGCTAGATGATTATCGGAGTTCTTTACGCCCCGAGACAGTAGAGGCTCTTTTTTGTGCAAAAGACTGGCTCCAGTATTTACCCACTATGACAGAACCACCATCAACTGCCATTGTGAAATTGGAGTTCTAG